From a region of the Candidatus Schekmanbacteria bacterium genome:
- a CDS encoding efflux RND transporter permease subunit, protein MLEKIIEASIRNKLLIILATLFFIGWGIYAMLNTPLDAIPDLSDVQVIIYTEYPGQAPQVVEDQVTYPLTTTMLSVPFAKVVRGYSFFGYSFVYIIFEDGTDMYWARSRVLEYLSFVSSKLPEGVTPTLGPDATGVGWAFEYTVEGEGYDLSELRSIQDWYIRYELASVPGVSEVASIGGFVKQYQVTVDPNKLLAYNIPLSKVKKAIQRSNNDVGGRVIEMAETEFMVRGLGYIKSVEDIENIAVGVDKWGTPILIKDIAEVNLGPELRRGIAEKNGIGEVVGGIVVMRYGENALAVIDRVKKKIDEIKVGLPPGVEIKVAYDRSALIRRAIDFLKEKLIEESLIVALVCIVFLLHLRSAFVAIFTLPVGILIAFIVMYYQGINANIMSLGGIAIAIGAMVDAAIVMIENAHKHIERDKGKKDHWQIISDSSKEVGPALFYSLLIITLSFLPVFTLQAQEGRLFKPLAFTKTYSMAAAALLAITIVPVLMGFLIRGKIMPEAKNPLNRFLIWIYKPVIKVVLRFKKTTIFLAILILIVTFFPLKKIGSEFMPPLYEGDLLYMPTTLPGISITKAREILQQTDKIIKSFPEVHHVFGKIGRAETATDPAPLSMIETTIMLKPESEWRPGMTPEKLIDEMDKAIKFPGVTNAWTMPIKTRVDMLSTGIKTPVGIKVVGNDLNTLQKIGEEIEAVIRNVPGTLSVYSERVVGGNYFDFEIKRREAARYGLTVGDVQDIILSAIGGMNVTTTVEGLERYPVNLRYGRELRSDIESLKRVLIPTPRGEQIPITQVADISIKKGPPSIKSENARLNAWIYIDIKDIDVGTYVQRAQKAVAENIKFPAGYHIVWSGQYEYMQRAKERLKIVIPVTLAIIFLLLYLNFGNVTEAIIVMLSLPFAITGGIWLMYFLNYNMSVAVGVGFIALAGVAAETGVVMIIYLDHAYKEILEEKGKMGMKDLYDAIIIGAVDRVRPKMMTVTAIMAGLLPILWGHGAGSQVMKRIAAPMVGGMISSTILTLIVIPVIYEIVKGWKIKRAEKKIDFVQD, encoded by the coding sequence ATGTTAGAAAAGATAATAGAAGCATCGATTAGAAATAAACTCTTGATCATTCTTGCAACTCTATTTTTTATCGGTTGGGGCATTTATGCAATGCTCAATACTCCACTCGATGCCATACCTGATTTGAGTGATGTGCAGGTAATAATCTATACTGAATATCCCGGACAAGCCCCGCAAGTTGTTGAAGACCAAGTTACATATCCTTTGACAACGACTATGTTGTCTGTGCCATTTGCAAAAGTTGTCAGAGGGTATTCATTCTTCGGCTATTCCTTTGTTTACATCATTTTTGAAGACGGCACTGATATGTATTGGGCAAGAAGCAGAGTTCTCGAATATCTCAGTTTCGTTTCATCAAAACTCCCAGAAGGTGTAACTCCTACTCTAGGCCCCGATGCAACAGGAGTTGGTTGGGCTTTTGAATATACTGTAGAAGGTGAAGGCTATGACTTGAGCGAACTTAGGAGCATACAGGATTGGTATATAAGATATGAACTTGCAAGTGTGCCGGGAGTTTCAGAAGTTGCAAGCATCGGTGGATTTGTAAAGCAGTATCAGGTTACTGTAGATCCCAACAAACTACTTGCCTACAACATTCCTCTCAGCAAAGTTAAAAAAGCTATTCAAAGAAGCAACAATGATGTAGGCGGAAGAGTTATCGAAATGGCAGAAACAGAATTTATGGTCAGGGGACTTGGTTATATCAAATCTGTCGAAGACATTGAAAATATCGCTGTTGGCGTAGATAAATGGGGGACTCCTATACTTATAAAGGATATAGCTGAAGTGAATTTGGGTCCGGAATTGAGGCGCGGCATTGCTGAGAAAAACGGAATAGGGGAGGTTGTAGGTGGAATAGTCGTAATGAGATATGGAGAAAATGCTCTTGCCGTCATTGACAGGGTTAAAAAGAAAATCGATGAGATAAAAGTAGGGTTGCCCCCTGGCGTTGAAATTAAAGTTGCTTATGATAGGTCTGCCCTTATTAGACGCGCAATTGATTTCTTAAAGGAAAAACTCATAGAGGAAAGTTTGATAGTTGCTCTTGTATGTATAGTCTTTCTACTTCACCTAAGAAGTGCTTTCGTAGCTATTTTCACTCTTCCCGTGGGAATATTGATTGCATTCATAGTAATGTATTATCAAGGAATAAATGCAAATATTATGTCTCTTGGAGGTATCGCAATAGCAATTGGTGCAATGGTAGATGCAGCCATAGTTATGATTGAAAATGCCCATAAGCATATTGAACGAGACAAAGGCAAAAAAGACCATTGGCAAATTATATCTGATTCATCTAAGGAAGTGGGGCCTGCACTCTTTTATTCACTCCTTATCATAACACTTTCATTTCTTCCTGTTTTCACCCTTCAGGCACAAGAGGGGAGACTATTCAAGCCCCTCGCTTTTACAAAAACTTACTCTATGGCGGCTGCTGCTTTATTGGCTATAACGATTGTGCCTGTACTGATGGGATTTCTCATAAGAGGGAAAATAATGCCGGAAGCTAAAAATCCTCTTAACCGATTCCTGATTTGGATTTATAAACCTGTTATTAAAGTTGTTCTTCGCTTCAAGAAGACTACTATATTTCTGGCAATTTTAATTCTCATTGTAACATTCTTCCCGCTAAAAAAAATTGGGTCTGAATTTATGCCTCCTTTATATGAAGGCGACCTCCTCTATATGCCGACGACACTGCCGGGAATTTCGATAACAAAAGCGCGTGAGATACTTCAGCAGACAGACAAGATAATCAAAAGCTTTCCTGAGGTGCATCATGTATTCGGAAAAATCGGAAGAGCAGAAACCGCTACTGACCCTGCGCCTCTTAGTATGATTGAAACGACTATAATGCTAAAACCGGAATCGGAGTGGCGTCCCGGAATGACTCCTGAAAAACTGATCGATGAGATGGACAAAGCTATAAAATTTCCGGGGGTGACCAATGCGTGGACAATGCCAATCAAGACAAGGGTTGATATGTTGAGTACAGGAATAAAAACACCTGTTGGAATCAAAGTTGTAGGCAATGACCTTAATACATTGCAAAAGATAGGAGAAGAAATCGAAGCTGTAATAAGAAATGTACCAGGGACTTTGAGTGTATATTCGGAAAGGGTTGTAGGAGGAAATTATTTTGACTTTGAAATAAAAAGGAGAGAAGCGGCAAGATATGGACTCACTGTCGGTGATGTGCAGGATATAATATTGTCAGCTATTGGCGGAATGAATGTTACAACAACTGTTGAAGGATTAGAAAGATATCCTGTCAATCTACGGTATGGACGAGAATTGCGAAGCGATATTGAATCATTGAAAAGAGTTCTTATTCCTACGCCGCGCGGAGAGCAAATTCCAATAACACAAGTTGCAGATATCAGCATCAAGAAGGGTCCTCCAAGCATCAAGAGTGAAAATGCCCGTCTTAATGCTTGGATTTATATCGATATTAAAGATATAGATGTGGGGACATATGTCCAAAGAGCGCAGAAGGCGGTTGCAGAAAATATAAAATTTCCTGCAGGTTACCATATCGTATGGAGCGGACAATATGAATATATGCAGAGGGCAAAAGAAAGGTTGAAAATCGTCATTCCTGTAACCCTTGCGATAATTTTTCTCCTTCTTTATCTAAATTTCGGTAATGTTACTGAAGCTATCATCGTTATGCTTTCACTTCCTTTCGCAATAACAGGAGGCATATGGCTGATGTATTTTCTTAACTACAATATGTCTGTTGCCGTAGGTGTAGGCTTCATTGCACTTGCAGGAGTTGCAGCAGAAACCGGAGTCGTGATGATTATCTACCTTGACCATGCCTATAAAGAAATTCTGGAAGAGAAGGGAAAAATGGGAATGAAAGACCTTTACGATGCAATCATAATAGGCGCTGTAGATAGAGTACGCCCCAAAATGATGACAGTAACTGCCATTATGGCAGGACTTCTGCCTATTTTATGGGGTCATGGAGCAGGTTCGCAGGTTATGAAGCGCATTGCGGCACCAATGGTAGGCGGTATGATTTCATCTACTATTCTTACCCTCATAGTAATTCCTGTAATATATGAAATAGTGAAAGGATGGAAAATTAAAAGAGCAGAAAAGAAAATAGATTTTGTTCAAGATTAA
- a CDS encoding efflux RND transporter periplasmic adaptor subunit, with the protein MSKRGNIFGIIITALIIISLIAVGIIYKDKLFKSNIQTATSDKKEGTVKTTEAKEDEGKGKRKILYWRAPMDPTYISDKPGKSPMGMDLIPVYEGEEPEAAGIKIDPVTVQNIGVKTERAKKIRLRKEIRTIGRVDYDERKITDVTTKIEGWIEKLYVDFTGQEVKKGQPLIEIYSPELVSTQEEYLLALKYKKNLQNNPFSEIAKGAESLLASTRKRLELWDISDAQIKELEQTGQVQKRMVINALSRGIVIDKMALEGMYVKNGMSLYRLADISTVWVYADIYEYELPFIKKGQKATMTLSYLPGKKFTGRVTYIYPYLEEKTRTVKVRLEFPNPQWELKPGMYADVVIESDLGREGVVVPSYAVIRSGKRNIVVLNKGNGLFEPREVTLGVEAADGYIEIAEGVKEGEEIVTSSHFLIDSESNLQEAIQKMLETKKDNRMDIEHSDMDMSDMTMDDEDMDMNEMNME; encoded by the coding sequence ATGTCAAAAAGAGGAAATATTTTTGGAATTATAATAACTGCACTAATCATCATTTCTTTGATTGCAGTCGGAATTATCTACAAAGACAAGCTCTTCAAGAGCAATATACAGACTGCAACATCAGATAAGAAAGAGGGGACAGTCAAAACAACTGAGGCGAAAGAAGACGAGGGGAAGGGCAAAAGAAAGATTCTATATTGGCGCGCCCCTATGGACCCAACATACATTTCCGATAAGCCCGGAAAATCACCTATGGGGATGGATTTAATACCTGTTTATGAAGGAGAAGAGCCTGAAGCTGCTGGAATCAAAATCGACCCTGTGACTGTTCAAAACATAGGTGTGAAAACGGAAAGAGCAAAGAAAATTAGACTCAGAAAGGAAATACGCACAATAGGCAGAGTTGACTATGATGAAAGAAAAATTACTGATGTCACAACAAAGATTGAAGGCTGGATTGAAAAACTCTATGTTGATTTTACAGGCCAAGAAGTAAAAAAGGGACAACCTTTAATCGAGATATACAGTCCTGAATTGGTATCTACCCAAGAAGAATATCTTCTTGCTTTAAAATACAAAAAAAACCTTCAAAACAACCCTTTTTCGGAAATAGCTAAAGGTGCTGAATCGTTGCTTGCTTCGACTAGGAAACGGCTCGAATTATGGGATATCAGCGATGCGCAGATAAAAGAACTTGAGCAGACCGGACAAGTTCAAAAGCGAATGGTCATTAACGCCCTTTCCCGGGGCATTGTAATAGATAAAATGGCGCTGGAGGGGATGTATGTTAAAAACGGGATGAGTCTCTACCGCCTTGCAGATATTTCAACTGTGTGGGTTTATGCAGACATTTACGAGTACGAACTTCCATTCATTAAAAAAGGACAAAAGGCAACTATGACTTTAAGTTATCTTCCGGGAAAGAAATTTACTGGAAGAGTAACCTATATCTATCCCTATCTGGAAGAGAAGACGAGGACAGTAAAGGTGCGTCTTGAGTTTCCAAATCCGCAATGGGAATTGAAGCCCGGTATGTACGCAGATGTTGTAATAGAATCTGACCTTGGCAGGGAAGGGGTAGTAGTGCCCTCATACGCAGTTATCAGGTCAGGAAAGAGAAATATAGTAGTACTCAATAAGGGAAATGGATTATTCGAGCCGAGAGAAGTCACATTAGGTGTCGAAGCAGCTGATGGATACATCGAAATTGCGGAAGGAGTGAAGGAAGGCGAAGAGATTGTTACATCATCTCACTTTCTTATTGATTCAGAAAGCAATCTTCAGGAGGCAATTCAAAAGATGCTTGAAACCAAGAAGGACAATAGAATGGATATAGAGCACAGTGATATGGATATGTCAGATATGACAATGGATGATGAAGATATGGATATGAATGAAATGAATATGGAATAA